The Clostridia bacterium genome includes a region encoding these proteins:
- a CDS encoding GNAT family N-acetyltransferase produces MKDKFVPDGFIIPGCLEAEKFRLRILTVEDVEKDYEAVMSSREYLRSILDPMDDDTWPEEDMTVEVCLRDLKRHQDDFVNRRAFTYTVVSLDETICLGCVYINPSEAEEYDAEVYLWARQSELANGLEDYLYQMVKTWIKEWPFERVAFPGRDINWTDWRSKLG; encoded by the coding sequence ATGAAAGATAAGTTTGTGCCCGATGGGTTTATTATTCCGGGTTGCCTTGAGGCAGAAAAGTTTCGACTAAGAATATTAACGGTAGAAGATGTAGAGAAAGACTACGAAGCAGTAATGTCTAGCAGAGAATACCTGAGAAGTATACTAGACCCAATGGATGATGATACATGGCCAGAAGAAGACATGACAGTTGAAGTATGTTTGAGGGATTTGAAAAGGCATCAAGATGATTTTGTAAATAGACGAGCTTTCACATATACAGTAGTATCATTAGATGAGACTATTTGTTTAGGTTGTGTATATATTAACCCAAGTGAAGCTGAAGAGTATGATGCAGAGGTATACTTATGGGCAAGGCAAAGTGAGCTTGCAAATGGGTTGGAAGACTATTTGTATCAAATGGTTAAGACTTGGATTAAAGAATGGCCATTTGAGAGAGTAGCCTTTCCAGGGAGAGACATTAATTGGACGGATTGGCGAAGTAAGTTAGGATAA
- a CDS encoding GNAT family N-acetyltransferase — MIDNFNVTVGEVDVSIDILREVAQWCEDNRMNMWKVSDLTKKSLLVGVKKENFCVGKIGEENACSMILQWHDTLFWPESKGNEAGYIHKLCVRRKFSGIGLAGKMVEFAAAECKKRGIRYLRLDTGWGREPLCKLYESLGFIRVGKRILGEREFALYEKGIDF, encoded by the coding sequence ATGATTGATAATTTCAATGTGACTGTAGGTGAGGTTGACGTTTCAATTGACATACTAAGAGAAGTTGCACAATGGTGTGAAGACAATAGGATGAACATGTGGAAGGTAAGTGATTTGACAAAAAAGAGTTTATTAGTTGGAGTGAAGAAGGAGAACTTCTGTGTTGGTAAGATTGGAGAAGAAAATGCTTGCAGCATGATTCTTCAATGGCATGACACTTTGTTTTGGCCAGAATCAAAAGGGAATGAAGCAGGTTATATACATAAGCTTTGTGTCAGAAGAAAGTTTTCGGGAATAGGTTTGGCTGGGAAGATGGTTGAATTTGCAGCAGCTGAATGCAAGAAACGAGGAATAAGATATTTGAGATTGGATACTGGTTGGGGTAGGGAGCCTCTCTGTAAGCTATACGAGAGCCTTGGATTCATAAGAGTTGGAAAGAGGATTCTTGGGGAGAGGGAGTTTGCTTTATATGAGAAGGGGATAGATTTCTAA
- a CDS encoding PHP domain-containing protein: MEDVHVHFLHNTTGKYTFELLDKIVSAAVNSKMDEIYLLEHTHQFSEFRKVYEPVDNFNLYQHDWLTTRMGGTIENYLSFIESAKKKKYDLKIKFGLEVCFIPKTADLLDSILKEYKFDFLTGSVHYIDGWGFDHKAEFWKDINADNAYRRYYEIMAELIKTEIFDGVAHPDSIKCFQYYPSYNLRDTYIEIANLLNKSKMYAEQSGGLALNYGLSELGLNKIMLEVFKENDVKIRTASDAHKPEHVGANIFELQQLIED, encoded by the coding sequence TTGGAAGATGTACATGTTCATTTTCTTCACAATACTACTGGTAAATATACCTTTGAACTGTTAGATAAAATAGTGTCTGCAGCAGTCAATTCCAAAATGGATGAGATTTACTTGCTTGAGCATACTCATCAGTTCAGTGAGTTCAGAAAGGTGTATGAGCCAGTTGATAATTTTAATTTATATCAACATGATTGGCTGACAACGAGAATGGGAGGGACAATAGAAAATTACCTAAGTTTCATAGAATCAGCAAAGAAGAAAAAATATGATTTGAAGATTAAGTTCGGTTTGGAAGTGTGTTTTATTCCAAAGACAGCGGATCTACTTGATAGTATTTTGAAGGAATATAAATTTGATTTTTTAACTGGGTCGGTACATTATATTGATGGCTGGGGCTTTGACCATAAAGCAGAGTTCTGGAAAGATATCAATGCAGATAATGCATACAGAAGATACTATGAGATAATGGCAGAGTTGATTAAAACAGAGATCTTCGATGGTGTAGCCCATCCAGATTCAATAAAGTGTTTTCAATACTACCCATCATATAATTTGAGGGATACATACATAGAAATTGCTAACTTGCTTAATAAGTCAAAAATGTATGCTGAGCAAAGCGGCGGATTAGCTCTGAATTATGGTTTATCAGAACTTGGCTTGAATAAGATTATGCTTGAGGTATTCAAAGAAAATGATGTAAAGATAAGGACAGCATCTGATGCACATAAGCCAGAACATGTGGGAGCGAACATTTTTGAATTACAGCAATTAATTGAGGATTGA
- a CDS encoding 2'-5' RNA ligase family protein, with protein sequence MAFLVLGKLDIKESDYNWIQDFRKEHDELNYNIVYPHFTFVFPTFGKDEKEFKDEVFKKVKDFKPIDFCIRCAVINKNAFNEYWHVLLVPDEGHSEIVKLHDKLYSDVLLDTLYLEIQFVPHIGVANSKDKRICKKLVDSINSSNINICGTIKTLDVAVYDNDTVKSIVEIELK encoded by the coding sequence TTAGGAAAACTTGATATAAAAGAAAGTGATTATAATTGGATACAGGATTTTAGGAAAGAACATGATGAATTAAATTACAATATTGTTTATCCACATTTCACATTTGTATTTCCGACATTTGGTAAAGATGAGAAAGAATTTAAAGATGAAGTATTTAAGAAAGTAAAGGATTTTAAGCCTATCGACTTTTGTATTAGATGTGCTGTGATAAACAAAAATGCATTTAACGAATATTGGCATGTTTTATTAGTTCCAGATGAGGGACATAGTGAAATTGTAAAGCTTCATGATAAGTTATACTCGGATGTACTACTTGATACATTATATCTTGAAATACAATTTGTACCACACATTGGTGTAGCAAATTCAAAAGATAAAAGGATATGTAAAAAGCTTGTAGATAGTATAAATTCAAGTAATATAAATATATGTGGAACGATAAAAACTTTGGATGTTGCAGTATATGATAATGATACTGTTAAGTCAATTGTGGAGATTGAACTGAAGTAA